A genome region from Candidatus Palauibacter australiensis includes the following:
- a CDS encoding SDR family NAD(P)-dependent oxidoreductase yields MADRNGRRAEPVAIIGMACRFPGASGIPAFWRLLEEGGNSVQEGVPGSGVGRWGQIFGDNAVLSDGCRFGAFVDDIDLFDDAFFRISPVEAELLDPQQRMMLETTWEALEDAGIDPDGLRETLTGVYTGISNDEYRMLVVDSSKPAEAASCLYALSGTNLNGTSGRVSFVLGLRGPAKAVDAACASSMVSVHDAVADLQQGRADLAIAGGVQAILNGRIYELRADAMMLSPDGQCKTFDASANGYVRGEGCGVVVLKRLSEAAADGDRIWAVIRGSAVNHGGASTGLTVPHTPALEEVMETALADAGVSPLEVDYLEAHGTGTTVGDPIEANAVVAVYGKGRNADNPLLMGSVKTNIGHLESAAGVAGVIKAALVLHRGVIPKHLHFHDPNPSLDWDRLPLRVTSSMMEWPSGTEGPRRAGVNSFGISGTNAHLVMEEYRVPDPAVGDAPDEALDEVRADGGWVAGAGLPVAVSMSATVADVPVPEGVGPRASRLLPLSGKSEGALRDLAERYVSWLDEHAAEPSFGDLASGPLLSDMAWTAGVGRSHFDHRAGVVFRDAASLRERLLALAAPDGGASAGAPARVAFAYTGQGSQWAGMGAALYESEPVARAVLDRCEAVFVEERGVSLLDVMFGRPGGTGDLGDTAWEQPALYALECALTALWESLGVRPHVVIGHSIGELAASQAAGVFSLEDGMRFAAARGALMSRMDEGGMAAVFAAPEQVASAVEAVNAAASGVGLSISGYNGSHQVVSGPVADIEAISKRFEEEGVRVRRLNTKRAFHSALVDPILDELAASLDGAAIEAPSLTVVSNLTGRAVEAGQTLDGAYWRRHAREPVAFAQGVRTLADLGVDLVLEIGPRSLLAPMAASAWPEPSQAPAPAVLSSLTAPPADAPDTQDAGGFVEAVGAAYEAGLPIRFAGLFAGETRRRISLPSYPFQRVRHWLAPPKRRRGSAGHPLLGARHESARGEIAFETDVFPADPSWMDDHRVFGRVVAPGALYGAMTIAASLLEEGGSVVVEEMQLHNPLVFDEEGDEVDAAGRTLQVVLDAPDPAAPRGVQIFSRGSEGVWTVHVEGRLAAGVPGPDDGGGPVDLESLRADLSPVDPADYYRHRASTGVDLGPSFRTLARAWSGPGEAVAEVSLPEALAGHGLDVHPLVLDGCFQAVGVARNVSGTEGGATYLPFGWERLWLAGPLPDRVVCHVRLSDASREAQGEGGEPAEVLSGELRIYDPDGAPLGRLSGYTVKRATRQALLSAVEGIKDLLYEVVWRERALPLGIVPADFFPSPSAVAGGAQLFAGYLTDAGVDPDDRNALLADLERWSHARALATLEDLGWRRTAGDTVDPEQLRQELDVLPEHGRLFRRMFEMLAWSGVAEETADGFRILVGPGAPLPEQLPRDLDKFATGMAGRYSHGLTEVGLFRRSGMALADVLRGREDPLTLLFSSGEPTAADLYLKAPVARAANEMLAEAVRALVAALPDGRRLRVIEVGAGTGSATASVLPELPEGRFDYVYTDISAGFFAEAEARFGDGGGSIEYRPLDIEKDPIPQGFDAHGYDLMIASNVLHATRYLAETLGHCRDLMAPSGQLVALENLTGLGWMDLTFGQLDGWWRFADDYRPHHALADPGVWRQALGDAGFEAVEVLGVDESDPDMQLDKGVIVAQGPAKVMEPAGAWVFAADEGGVAERLAAEMRSRNQTVVLADGKGTSDREAWRSLIESLPEEVPFHGAVHLAALDGHGERATTDELAADVEGAVASALALVQGVGDSDLTPGKGVWFITRGAQILERERGGELAGAAVWGFGKGVAREAGHLQARMLDLDPGSMAPEPDLVNELLYPDPENHIAYRRGSRRVTRLVRMDSGAGRLEFPEETEWVLAPDPGGVFDRPHVQPLPARPLEPHEVRVAVEASGLNFWDVFRSLGFIEEGLLGREMSGRILETGSDVSSVAAGDHIVGLGFGAFAPQMITHEELVAPAPEGFSVSGLATVPSAFVSAALSFELSALEAGERVLVHAGAGGVGLAAIQLVQAAGAEVFATASAPKQAYLRSLGVEHVFDSRTTDFGDEILEATDGEGVDVVLNSLTSEGFIDASLACLRKGGRFVEMARRDILTEEEMAAVRPDAGYWILELDVVKKTDPAWAGRILRGLMARVSAGELEPIIHSRWPLAEAGAALSFMRSARHLGKIVVTTPPLVRGGLRGDRSYLVTGGLGGIGIAVANWLAERGAGAIVLNGRRNPDPEAEEAIQALRQRGATVEVELADMTDQAAIDGMLERIERDLPPLGGVIHSVGVLSDGALTNQSWERFERVLWPKILGAWHLHRATLDLDLDFFTLFSSRVGVMGNPGQANHASANAFLDQLAGHRRALGLPGQAIAWGAWSDIGEAAEQRDRIDRQRSALGGRWFTPQQGMRAFDRLVRQDATTSVVMSMDWEVFEEAVDDPPPMLEDLLSAASEARAGDDASSEDVLTRLRGSLAAEREDLLVSFVQGEVQAVLRLSAAPAPTVGFFDLGMDSLMAVELRNRLNRAFSGTYTAPNTLVFDYPNIAELAAHLAEELGEGGAAPAPAPEPAPEASVQPSERDAEDGAVDDGVAIVGMACRFPGAPDLAAFWRQLDAGMDAVTDGRRDPGPWNGVAGDPASEDHDSRRGAFLEDIDKFDARFFGITPIEARMMDPRQRLLLETTWHALEDAGLDSAQLKGTNTGVYAGVTTGDYRDLAAAMGHGHGYLGTTMSVTAGRISFALGLTGPAVPVDLACASSLAAVHQAAAAVRHGEVEMALVGGVNAILWPETTAFMKEVEMLSASGYCHTFDAAADGFVRGEGCGMVVLKRLADAKADGDRIWGVIRGSAVNQNGTSAGLTVPNGPAQERVIEKALAQAGVPPASVDYLEAHGAGSDLGDPIEVQAAAAVYGRGRDEERPLLIGSVKTNIGHLECAAGIASLIKAVLAMNEGRIPKQLHFHNPNPHLAWEDLPVRVTDEAVAWPANGDRPPRAGVSSFGISGTNAHVVVEGNGGPDRASLLNGARMPTGPAVTVPVALPESEAPSRLAASDVVPRETRLLPLSAKSPRALREMARLYLAWLEGHGGETPEEGGAGDSMLADMAWTAGIGRTQLAHRAGLPFRDMKSLRDELGVLAERAVDDDWRRAAGPGTAPKVAFVFAGEESASDGPGEDLYDREPVVRAVLDRCDAVLMEARDGASLLDVMFRRDGAQGTLRDPEWAQPVAYALGCALTALWASVGVRPGAVAGHGVGELAAAWAAGVFSLADGLRLAAARGAAMARPKQRLAAAVPDGEAGESAPDPLDDLETAALGMELSPPCVALVSQVTGRRMDPAGLPDGAYWREQARAREDPGRTSRALADLGVDLVVDVGMASSAGPTALPDWPHAEEPAGQPFAAALGAAYEAGLPISFSGLFAGETRRRIALPGYPFQRRRHWIETRA; encoded by the coding sequence CGGCGCGTCGGGCATTCCCGCCTTCTGGCGCCTGCTCGAGGAGGGCGGAAACTCCGTCCAGGAAGGGGTCCCGGGGTCCGGCGTGGGGCGCTGGGGCCAGATCTTCGGGGACAACGCGGTCCTGAGCGATGGCTGCCGATTCGGCGCCTTCGTGGACGACATCGACCTGTTCGACGACGCGTTCTTCAGGATCTCGCCGGTCGAGGCGGAACTGCTGGACCCGCAGCAGCGCATGATGCTGGAGACGACCTGGGAGGCGCTCGAGGACGCGGGGATCGATCCAGACGGGCTGAGGGAGACGCTTACGGGCGTCTACACGGGGATCAGCAACGACGAGTACCGGATGCTCGTCGTGGACTCGAGCAAGCCCGCCGAGGCGGCCAGCTGTCTCTACGCGCTCAGCGGCACGAACCTGAACGGCACGAGCGGCCGGGTCTCCTTCGTGCTCGGGCTCCGCGGGCCGGCGAAGGCGGTAGACGCCGCGTGCGCCTCCTCCATGGTCTCGGTGCACGACGCGGTGGCGGACCTGCAGCAGGGCAGGGCGGATCTGGCCATCGCGGGTGGCGTGCAGGCGATCCTCAACGGCCGCATCTACGAACTCCGCGCGGACGCGATGATGCTGTCGCCGGATGGGCAGTGCAAAACCTTCGACGCGTCGGCGAACGGATACGTGCGGGGCGAAGGCTGCGGGGTCGTCGTCCTCAAGCGGCTGAGCGAGGCGGCGGCGGACGGCGACCGGATCTGGGCCGTGATTCGCGGCTCGGCGGTGAACCACGGCGGGGCGAGCACGGGGCTCACGGTGCCGCACACACCGGCGCTGGAAGAGGTGATGGAGACGGCGCTGGCGGATGCGGGCGTCTCTCCCCTCGAGGTCGATTACCTGGAGGCCCACGGGACGGGCACCACGGTGGGCGACCCGATCGAGGCCAACGCGGTGGTCGCGGTCTACGGGAAGGGCCGGAACGCCGACAACCCCCTTCTCATGGGCTCGGTGAAGACGAACATCGGGCACCTGGAATCGGCGGCGGGCGTGGCGGGCGTGATCAAGGCGGCGCTGGTCCTGCACCGCGGCGTGATCCCGAAGCACCTCCATTTCCACGATCCCAACCCGAGTCTCGACTGGGATCGTCTCCCGCTGCGCGTGACCTCGTCGATGATGGAGTGGCCGAGCGGCACGGAAGGGCCCCGACGCGCGGGGGTCAACTCGTTCGGTATTTCGGGGACGAACGCCCATCTCGTGATGGAGGAATACCGCGTCCCGGACCCGGCAGTGGGCGATGCTCCGGACGAGGCCCTGGACGAGGTCCGGGCCGATGGGGGCTGGGTCGCGGGCGCCGGACTGCCCGTGGCCGTTTCCATGTCGGCGACGGTCGCGGACGTGCCGGTTCCGGAGGGCGTCGGCCCGCGCGCGTCGCGCCTGCTTCCGCTGTCGGGCAAGTCGGAGGGGGCGCTCCGCGACCTCGCCGAACGGTACGTATCCTGGCTGGACGAGCACGCCGCAGAACCTTCGTTCGGGGACCTCGCCTCGGGCCCTCTCCTCTCCGATATGGCGTGGACGGCGGGTGTGGGACGGAGCCACTTCGACCACCGCGCGGGCGTCGTCTTCCGCGACGCGGCATCGCTGCGGGAGCGACTTCTCGCCCTGGCCGCGCCGGATGGGGGCGCGTCGGCGGGAGCGCCGGCCCGGGTGGCCTTCGCCTACACGGGGCAGGGGAGCCAGTGGGCCGGCATGGGAGCGGCGCTCTACGAGAGCGAGCCCGTGGCGCGGGCCGTGCTGGACCGCTGCGAGGCGGTCTTTGTCGAGGAGAGAGGCGTGTCGCTGCTCGACGTGATGTTCGGCCGACCCGGTGGGACCGGTGATTTGGGGGACACGGCGTGGGAGCAGCCGGCGCTCTACGCGCTGGAGTGTGCGCTGACGGCGCTGTGGGAGAGTCTCGGCGTCCGTCCCCACGTGGTCATCGGGCACAGCATCGGCGAACTCGCGGCGTCGCAGGCGGCGGGCGTGTTCTCGCTTGAGGACGGGATGCGTTTCGCCGCGGCGCGCGGGGCGCTGATGTCGCGCATGGACGAAGGCGGCATGGCGGCGGTGTTCGCGGCCCCGGAGCAGGTGGCGTCGGCGGTCGAGGCGGTGAACGCGGCGGCGTCCGGCGTCGGACTGAGTATCTCGGGCTACAACGGCAGCCACCAGGTCGTGAGCGGGCCGGTGGCGGACATCGAGGCCATCTCGAAGCGATTCGAGGAAGAGGGCGTCCGGGTCCGTCGTCTGAACACGAAGCGGGCGTTCCACAGCGCCCTCGTCGATCCCATCCTGGACGAACTCGCGGCCTCGCTCGACGGGGCCGCGATCGAAGCTCCGTCCCTCACCGTCGTCAGCAACCTCACGGGCCGGGCGGTGGAAGCCGGGCAGACACTGGACGGGGCCTACTGGCGGCGGCACGCGCGCGAGCCGGTGGCCTTCGCCCAGGGCGTCCGGACGCTGGCGGACCTCGGCGTCGACCTGGTGCTCGAGATCGGTCCCCGATCGCTGCTGGCCCCGATGGCCGCCTCCGCCTGGCCGGAGCCGTCACAGGCGCCGGCTCCGGCGGTCCTGTCCAGCCTCACCGCGCCACCGGCCGATGCACCCGATACGCAAGACGCGGGCGGGTTCGTGGAGGCGGTCGGCGCGGCGTACGAAGCGGGCCTCCCGATTCGCTTCGCCGGGCTCTTCGCCGGGGAGACGCGGAGACGGATCTCGCTCCCCAGCTACCCGTTCCAGCGCGTCCGCCACTGGCTCGCGCCGCCGAAACGCCGTCGCGGTAGCGCGGGCCACCCGCTGCTGGGCGCCCGCCACGAGTCGGCCCGCGGCGAGATCGCCTTCGAGACGGACGTATTCCCCGCGGATCCGTCCTGGATGGACGACCATCGCGTGTTCGGACGCGTCGTGGCGCCCGGCGCGCTGTACGGCGCCATGACGATCGCGGCGTCCCTCCTCGAGGAGGGCGGGTCGGTCGTGGTGGAAGAGATGCAGTTGCACAATCCGCTCGTCTTCGATGAGGAAGGAGACGAAGTGGATGCGGCGGGGCGGACGCTGCAGGTCGTGCTCGATGCTCCGGACCCGGCGGCGCCGCGCGGCGTCCAGATCTTCAGCCGGGGGAGCGAGGGCGTTTGGACGGTCCACGTGGAAGGTCGCCTGGCGGCCGGCGTGCCCGGTCCCGACGACGGCGGCGGTCCCGTCGACCTCGAGAGTCTGAGGGCCGATCTCTCGCCCGTGGATCCGGCGGACTACTACCGCCACCGCGCGAGTACGGGGGTCGATCTCGGCCCGTCCTTCCGCACGCTGGCGAGGGCCTGGTCCGGCCCGGGAGAGGCGGTGGCCGAGGTGTCGCTGCCGGAAGCGTTGGCCGGACACGGGCTGGACGTGCATCCGCTCGTGCTGGACGGCTGCTTCCAGGCCGTGGGCGTGGCCCGCAACGTGTCGGGAACGGAGGGCGGCGCGACGTACCTCCCGTTCGGCTGGGAGAGGCTGTGGCTGGCCGGGCCGCTGCCCGATCGCGTCGTGTGCCACGTGCGCCTGAGCGACGCCTCGCGCGAAGCGCAAGGCGAGGGGGGCGAGCCCGCGGAGGTTCTGAGCGGCGAACTGCGCATCTACGATCCGGACGGCGCGCCGCTCGGCCGCCTGAGCGGCTACACGGTGAAGCGGGCCACGCGGCAGGCGCTGCTCTCGGCGGTCGAGGGGATCAAGGACCTGCTGTACGAGGTCGTGTGGCGCGAGCGCGCACTCCCGTTGGGTATCGTTCCCGCGGACTTCTTCCCGAGCCCCTCCGCCGTCGCGGGGGGAGCGCAGTTGTTCGCCGGCTACCTGACGGACGCGGGCGTCGACCCGGACGACCGCAACGCCCTCTTGGCGGACCTCGAGCGCTGGTCGCACGCGCGCGCCCTGGCGACCCTCGAAGATCTGGGCTGGCGGAGAACCGCGGGGGATACGGTGGATCCGGAGCAACTCCGGCAGGAGCTGGACGTCCTCCCGGAACACGGGCGCCTCTTCCGCCGCATGTTCGAGATGCTCGCCTGGTCCGGCGTGGCGGAGGAGACGGCCGACGGCTTCCGCATCCTCGTGGGGCCGGGCGCTCCGCTGCCGGAGCAGCTGCCGCGGGATCTGGACAAGTTCGCGACCGGGATGGCCGGCCGCTATTCGCACGGTCTCACGGAAGTCGGCCTCTTCCGGCGCTCCGGCATGGCGCTGGCCGACGTGCTCCGGGGCCGGGAGGACCCGCTCACGCTCCTGTTCAGCAGCGGGGAGCCGACGGCGGCGGACCTGTACCTGAAGGCGCCCGTCGCGCGCGCCGCGAACGAGATGCTGGCGGAGGCGGTGCGGGCGCTGGTGGCCGCGCTCCCGGACGGCCGGCGGCTGCGGGTGATCGAGGTCGGGGCGGGGACGGGGTCGGCGACCGCGTCGGTTCTGCCCGAGCTTCCGGAGGGGCGGTTCGACTACGTGTACACCGACATCTCGGCCGGTTTCTTCGCGGAGGCCGAGGCACGCTTCGGCGACGGCGGCGGGAGCATCGAATACCGTCCCCTGGACATCGAGAAGGACCCCATCCCCCAGGGCTTCGACGCCCACGGCTACGACCTCATGATCGCCTCGAACGTGCTGCACGCGACGCGGTACCTGGCGGAGACGCTCGGACACTGCCGGGACCTCATGGCGCCGTCCGGGCAGCTGGTCGCGCTCGAGAACCTCACCGGCCTGGGTTGGATGGACCTCACGTTCGGGCAGCTCGACGGCTGGTGGCGCTTCGCCGACGACTACCGTCCGCACCACGCGCTGGCCGACCCCGGCGTGTGGCGGCAGGCCCTCGGCGACGCGGGGTTCGAGGCTGTGGAAGTTCTCGGCGTGGACGAGTCCGATCCCGACATGCAGCTCGACAAGGGCGTGATCGTCGCGCAGGGCCCGGCGAAGGTGATGGAGCCCGCGGGCGCGTGGGTTTTCGCGGCGGACGAGGGCGGCGTGGCGGAGAGGCTGGCCGCCGAGATGAGGTCGCGGAACCAGACGGTCGTCCTCGCGGACGGGAAGGGCACCAGCGACCGCGAGGCGTGGCGGTCGCTGATCGAGAGCCTGCCGGAGGAGGTGCCGTTCCACGGCGCCGTGCACCTCGCGGCGCTGGATGGCCACGGGGAGCGCGCCACCACCGATGAACTGGCGGCCGACGTCGAGGGCGCGGTGGCGAGCGCGCTCGCGCTCGTGCAGGGCGTGGGCGATTCGGATCTGACCCCCGGGAAGGGCGTGTGGTTCATCACCCGCGGGGCCCAGATCCTCGAGCGCGAGCGGGGCGGGGAACTCGCCGGCGCCGCCGTGTGGGGGTTCGGCAAAGGCGTGGCCCGGGAAGCGGGGCACCTGCAGGCGCGGATGCTCGATCTCGACCCCGGCTCGATGGCGCCGGAACCGGATCTCGTGAACGAACTCCTCTACCCGGATCCCGAGAACCACATCGCGTACCGCCGCGGAAGCCGCCGGGTGACGCGCCTCGTGCGCATGGACTCCGGCGCCGGGCGCCTCGAGTTCCCGGAGGAGACGGAATGGGTGCTGGCGCCCGACCCGGGGGGAGTGTTCGACCGGCCGCACGTGCAGCCCCTGCCGGCGCGGCCGCTCGAACCGCATGAAGTTCGCGTCGCGGTCGAGGCCTCCGGCCTGAACTTCTGGGACGTGTTCCGGTCGCTCGGCTTCATCGAGGAGGGTCTGCTGGGCCGGGAGATGAGCGGCCGCATCCTCGAGACGGGCTCCGACGTGTCATCGGTCGCGGCCGGCGATCACATCGTCGGGCTGGGGTTCGGCGCCTTCGCGCCGCAGATGATCACGCACGAGGAACTCGTCGCTCCCGCGCCGGAAGGCTTCTCCGTCAGCGGCCTGGCGACGGTGCCGAGCGCGTTCGTGTCGGCGGCGCTGTCCTTCGAGCTGTCCGCGCTGGAAGCGGGCGAACGGGTGCTCGTGCACGCCGGCGCGGGCGGCGTCGGGCTGGCCGCCATCCAGCTCGTGCAGGCGGCCGGGGCGGAGGTCTTCGCCACGGCCAGCGCACCGAAACAGGCGTACCTGCGCTCGCTGGGCGTCGAGCACGTGTTCGACAGCCGCACGACCGACTTCGGGGATGAGATCCTCGAGGCGACGGACGGCGAGGGCGTGGACGTGGTGCTGAACAGCCTCACGAGCGAGGGCTTCATCGACGCGAGCCTCGCCTGCCTGCGGAAGGGCGGCCGCTTCGTCGAGATGGCCCGCCGCGACATTCTCACCGAGGAGGAGATGGCGGCCGTGCGTCCGGACGCGGGCTACTGGATCCTCGAACTGGACGTGGTCAAGAAGACGGACCCCGCATGGGCGGGGCGGATCCTGCGCGGTCTGATGGCCCGCGTCTCGGCCGGAGAACTCGAGCCCATCATCCACAGCCGGTGGCCGCTGGCCGAAGCGGGCGCCGCGCTCTCGTTCATGCGCTCGGCCCGCCACCTCGGGAAGATCGTCGTGACGACGCCTCCGCTCGTGCGGGGCGGGCTGCGCGGAGACCGGAGCTATCTCGTGACGGGGGGTCTGGGCGGGATCGGGATCGCCGTGGCCAACTGGCTCGCCGAGCGGGGCGCGGGGGCGATCGTCCTGAACGGGCGGCGGAACCCCGACCCCGAAGCCGAGGAAGCCATCCAGGCGCTCCGGCAGCGCGGCGCGACGGTCGAGGTCGAACTGGCCGACATGACCGACCAGGCGGCCATCGACGGCATGCTGGAGCGCATCGAGCGCGATCTGCCTCCGCTCGGAGGCGTGATCCACAGCGTCGGCGTGCTGTCGGACGGGGCGCTCACGAACCAGAGCTGGGAGCGTTTCGAGAGGGTGCTGTGGCCCAAGATCCTGGGCGCCTGGCACCTGCACCGCGCGACGTTGGACCTCGACCTGGACTTCTTCACGCTCTTCTCGAGCCGGGTCGGCGTCATGGGCAATCCCGGCCAGGCGAACCACGCCTCGGCCAACGCCTTCCTGGACCAGCTCGCCGGCCACCGCCGTGCGCTGGGCCTCCCGGGGCAGGCCATCGCCTGGGGCGCCTGGTCGGACATCGGCGAGGCGGCGGAACAGCGCGACCGGATCGACCGGCAGCGGTCGGCGCTCGGAGGCCGCTGGTTCACGCCGCAGCAGGGCATGCGGGCGTTCGACCGGCTCGTGCGGCAGGACGCCACGACGTCGGTCGTCATGTCGATGGACTGGGAGGTGTTCGAGGAGGCCGTCGACGATCCTCCGCCCATGCTCGAAGACCTGCTCTCCGCGGCGTCCGAGGCCCGGGCGGGCGACGACGCCTCCTCCGAGGATGTCCTCACCCGGCTTCGGGGGTCGCTGGCGGCGGAACGCGAGGATCTCCTGGTGTCCTTCGTGCAGGGGGAGGTCCAGGCCGTTCTGCGGCTGTCGGCGGCTCCGGCCCCCACCGTGGGCTTCTTCGATCTCGGGATGGACTCGCTGATGGCCGTGGAGTTGCGCAACCGGCTCAACCGGGCGTTCTCCGGGACGTACACGGCGCCGAACACGCTGGTGTTCGACTATCCGAACATCGCCGAACTCGCCGCGCACCTGGCCGAGGAACTCGGGGAAGGGGGTGCCGCTCCGGCCCCGGCGCCCGAGCCCGCGCCGGAGGCCAGCGTCCAGCCGTCGGAGCGCGACGCGGAGGACGGTGCCGTGGATGACGGCGTGGCAATCGTCGGCATGGCGTGCCGTTTCCCCGGCGCGCCGGACCTCGCCGCCTTCTGGCGCCAACTCGACGCCGGGATGGATGCGGTCACGGACGGGCGCCGGGACCCGGGCCCGTGGAACGGCGTGGCCGGGGATCCCGCCTCGGAAGACCACGACTCCCGCCGCGGCGCCTTCCTCGAGGACATCGACAAGTTCGACGCGCGCTTCTTCGGGATCACTCCGATCGAGGCGCGGATGATGGACCCCCGTCAGCGTCTCCTGCTCGAGACGACGTGGCACGCGCTGGAGGATGCGGGCCTGGATTCGGCGCAGTTGAAGGGTACGAACACGGGGGTCTACGCCGGCGTCACCACGGGAGACTACCGGGATCTCGCCGCGGCCATGGGCCACGGGCACGGATACCTGGGGACGACGATGAGCGTGACCGCGGGCCGGATCTCCTTCGCGCTCGGTCTCACCGGCCCCGCGGTGCCGGTCGACCTGGCGTGCGCTTCCTCGCTCGCGGCGGTCCACCAGGCCGCCGCAGCCGTCCGGCACGGAGAGGTGGAAATGGCCCTCGTCGGGGGTGTCAACGCGATCCTGTGGCCGGAGACCACGGCCTTCATGAAGGAGGTCGAGATGCTCTCCGCGAGCGGATACTGCCACACCTTCGATGCGGCGGCGGACGGGTTCGTGCGGGGCGAGGGCTGCGGGATGGTCGTCCTCAAGCGGCTCGCCGATGCGAAGGCCGACGGCGACCGGATCTGGGGTGTGATTCGCGGATCCGCGGTCAACCAGAACGGAACGAGCGCGGGGCTCACGGTCCCGAACGGGCCGGCCCAGGAACGCGTGATCGAGAAGGCGCTCGCGCAGGCGGGCGTCCCGCCGGCGTCGGTGGACTACCTCGAGGCGCACGGGGCGGGATCCGATCTCGGGGACCCGATCGAGGTGCAGGCGGCGGCGGCCGTCTACGGCCGGGGACGCGACGAGGAGCGGCCCCTCCTGATCGGTTCGGTGAAGACGAACATCGGCCATCTCGAGTGCGCGGCCGGGATCGCGAGCCTGATCAAGGCGGTCCTCGCCATGAACGAGGGCCGGATCCCGAAGCAGCTGCACTTCCACAACCCGAACCCCCACCTGGCCTGGGAGGACCTCCCGGTACGGGTCACGGACGAGGCCGTGGCGTGGCCAGCGAACGGCGACCGGCCGCCCCGGGCGGGGGTGAGTTCGTTCGGGATTTCGGGGACCAACGCGCACGTCGTCGTCGAGGGGAACGGCGGGCCCGACCGCGCTTCTCTGCTGAATGGCGCGCGGATGCCAACCGGCCCGGCGGTCACCGTTCCGGTCGCCCTGCCCGAGTCGGAGGCGCCGTCGCGGCTTGCCGCCTCCGACGTCGTTCCCCGGGAGACCCGCCTCCTGCCTCTCTCGGCGAAGTCGCCCCGAGCGTTGCGGGAGATGGCGCGGTTGTACCTCGCGTGGCTGGAGGGACACGGTGGAGAAACGCCGGAGGAGGGTGGCGCCGGAGACTCGATGCTCGCGGACATGGCGTGGACGGCGGGTATCGGCCGGACTCAGCTCGCCCACCGTGCCGGCCTCCCGTTCCGGGACATGAAGTCGCTTCGCGATGAACTTGGCGTGCTGGCCGAGCGGGCGGTCGACGACGACTGGCGCCGCGCCGCCGGGCCGGGAACCGCGCCGAAGGTGGCCTTCGTCTTCGCCGGAGAAGAGAGCGCCTCGGACGGACCGGGTGAAGATCTGTACGACCGGGAGCCGGTCGTCCGCGCCGTCCTGGATCGCTGCGACGCGGTGCTGATGGAAGCACGGGACGGGGCATCGCTCCTCGACGTGATGTTCCGTCGCGACGGGGCGCAGGGAACGCTGCGGGATCCCGAGTGGGCGCAGCCGGTCGCGTACGCCCTCGGCTGCGCGCTCACGGCCCTCTGGGCGAGCGTGGGCGTCCGCCCCGGCGCGGTGGCGGGCCATGGCGTCGGCGAGCTGGCGGCGGCCTGGGCGGCCGGAGTGTTCAGCCTGGCCGATGGGCTGCGGCTCGCCGCGGCGAGAGGCGCCGCCATGGCCAGACCGAAACAGCGGCTGGCCGCCGCCGTGCCCGACGGCGAAGCGGGCGAATCCGCGCCCGATCCGCTCGACGACCTGGAAACCGCGGCTCTGGGGATGGAGCTTTCCCCGCCTTGCGTGGCGCTCGTCAGCCAGGTGACGGGCCGCAGGATGGACCCCGCCGGGCTGCCGGACGGAGCCTACTGGCGCGAGCAGGCGCGTGCGCGGGAGGATCCGGGCCGTACCTCCCGGGCACTGGCGGACCTGGGCGTAGACCTCGTGGTGGACGTCGGGATGGCTTCGTCCGCGGGTCCGACGGCGCTTCCCGACTGGCCGCACGCGGAGGAGCCTGCCGGGCAGCCGTTCGCGGCCGCGCTGGGGGCGGCGTACGAGGCCGGGCTTCCCATCTCCTTCTCCGGGCTGTTCGCGGGTGAGACGAGGCGTCGGATCGCGCTGCCGGGCTATCCGTTCCAGCGCCGACGCCACTGGATCGAGACGAGAGCTTGA